The Amycolatopsis sp. DG1A-15b genome window below encodes:
- a CDS encoding HAD domain-containing protein, translated as MRRPLLFLDVDGPLIPFGRSSGDYATFTDADLGNPLLSRVDPSLGPRLLALGCDLVWATTWLADANECLAPLLGLPPLPVLEFPDDDIPGLHWKTGTIVEAAAGRPFAWIDDETTDADRTWVANHHPGPALLHTVAASTGLTSQDLATIATWLTKVA; from the coding sequence ATGCGCCGCCCGCTGCTGTTCCTCGACGTCGACGGTCCGCTGATCCCGTTCGGGCGCAGTTCCGGGGACTACGCCACTTTCACGGACGCCGACCTGGGCAATCCCCTGCTGTCGCGGGTCGATCCGAGCCTCGGCCCGCGATTGCTGGCTCTCGGGTGCGATCTCGTCTGGGCCACCACGTGGCTGGCGGACGCCAACGAGTGCCTCGCCCCGCTGCTGGGCCTGCCGCCGCTGCCGGTGCTCGAGTTCCCCGACGACGACATCCCCGGGCTGCACTGGAAGACCGGAACGATCGTCGAGGCGGCAGCGGGCCGCCCGTTCGCCTGGATCGACGACGAAACCACCGACGCCGACCGGACCTGGGTCGCGAACCACCACCCGGGGCCGGCCCTGCTGCACACCGTCGCGGCGAGCACGGGCCTCACCAGCCAAGACCTCGCGACCATCGCCACTTGGCTGACCAAAGTTGCGTAA
- a CDS encoding DUF6498-containing protein, which yields MTEQPGRLAAYWERQLDKMEEAERKRARQLPGWRTRKHRRTLVVVLVLADLSLVAGAARFKVGPEWVFPAFWLSGLAVGGFAFLTLRVLTGRMSGGFSRLLDEREREWRHRVTYIGYQALSYLMVIALLYGLFTAETENGGVRGAMMLSALLVTGTTIPAIVLGWSLPDDDPEDFEEGMGNA from the coding sequence ATGACCGAGCAGCCGGGCCGCCTCGCGGCCTACTGGGAACGCCAGCTCGACAAGATGGAGGAAGCCGAACGGAAACGGGCCCGGCAGCTGCCGGGCTGGCGCACCCGGAAGCACCGCCGGACGCTCGTCGTCGTCCTGGTACTGGCCGACCTCTCCCTGGTCGCCGGCGCGGCGCGGTTCAAGGTGGGGCCGGAATGGGTCTTCCCGGCCTTCTGGCTGAGCGGACTGGCCGTCGGCGGCTTCGCGTTCCTGACGCTGCGCGTCCTGACCGGGCGGATGAGCGGCGGCTTCTCGCGCCTGCTGGACGAACGCGAGCGCGAATGGCGCCACCGCGTCACCTACATCGGCTACCAGGCGCTCAGCTACCTGATGGTGATCGCGTTGCTGTACGGCCTGTTCACCGCCGAGACCGAAAACGGCGGCGTCCGCGGCGCGATGATGCTGTCCGCGCTGCTGGTCACCGGCACGACCATCCCGGCCATCGTGCTGGGCTGGTCGCTGCCGGACGACGACCCCGAGGATTTCGAGGAGGGGATGGGGAATGCCTGA
- a CDS encoding carboxymuconolactone decarboxylase family protein, producing MEPRLKTRSDPEVTGAVQQLFKVVHAAGVDPLLLELVHLRASQINGCAPCAYAGVQSAKRQGETDDRLHSVVTWRETPFFTEPERAALALTEAATRIQDGQPGVTDEIWAAAAEHFDEQQLSAIVTHIALTGFFNRINRAIREQAGKTW from the coding sequence ATGGAACCACGGCTGAAGACCCGAAGCGATCCCGAGGTGACCGGCGCGGTCCAGCAGCTGTTCAAGGTGGTGCACGCCGCCGGCGTCGATCCGCTGCTGCTGGAGCTGGTCCACCTGCGGGCCAGCCAGATCAACGGCTGCGCCCCGTGCGCCTACGCGGGCGTCCAGTCGGCGAAACGGCAGGGCGAGACCGACGACCGGCTGCACAGCGTCGTCACCTGGCGCGAGACGCCGTTCTTCACCGAGCCGGAGCGGGCCGCGCTCGCGCTGACCGAGGCCGCCACGCGGATCCAGGACGGCCAGCCGGGCGTGACCGACGAGATCTGGGCGGCCGCCGCCGAGCACTTCGACGAGCAGCAGCTGTCCGCGATCGTCACGCACATCGCGCTGACCGGTTTCTTCAACCGGATCAACCGCGCGATCCGGGAGCAGGCCGGCAAGACCTGGTGA
- a CDS encoding ABC transporter permease, producing MRTLSGRRAVWLVMKRELNTRLRTRSFVVGTGVLLVLLLGYVLFQTSLAGSADKKTVGLTGQAIGIARQLQTEAALSGREISTVVVTDAAEGRKKVEDGDVDALVSGSAAQLTATYKSSLDNELRRVLDQVAQQQVLDGVLSSAQLEPAEVMARVNGTHVRDDALSPQPADQTQRLVVGLVVAFLLYMSIITYGMMVAQGVVEEKSSRVVEILLASVRPWQLLLGKVIGLGLVGLTQLVILAVVGLGAAAATGVFTLSGFATGAVLWGLLWYLLGFLLYATIYGALGSLVSRQEDTQSVVGPLNIILVVGFIAGFNLLVQDPASSATKIVSLIPLLSPILMPARISTGAAAGWEIGLSLALTIALVAVLTWVGGKIYGNSVLRIGSRIKLSEALRG from the coding sequence ATGAGGACGTTGAGTGGCCGCCGCGCCGTCTGGCTCGTGATGAAGCGCGAGCTGAACACCCGGCTGCGCACCAGGTCGTTCGTCGTCGGCACCGGCGTACTGCTGGTGCTGCTGCTGGGGTACGTCCTCTTCCAGACGTCGCTGGCCGGTTCGGCGGACAAGAAGACCGTCGGGCTGACCGGCCAGGCGATCGGGATCGCCCGCCAGCTGCAGACCGAAGCGGCGCTTTCCGGCCGCGAGATCAGCACGGTCGTCGTCACCGACGCGGCGGAAGGCCGGAAGAAGGTCGAAGACGGCGACGTCGACGCGCTCGTCTCGGGCAGCGCGGCCCAGCTGACCGCCACCTACAAGTCCTCTTTGGACAACGAACTGCGCCGGGTGCTCGACCAGGTCGCCCAGCAGCAGGTGCTCGACGGCGTGCTGTCGTCCGCGCAGCTGGAACCGGCCGAGGTGATGGCCAGGGTCAACGGCACCCACGTCCGGGACGACGCCCTCTCACCGCAGCCGGCCGACCAGACGCAGCGGCTGGTCGTCGGGCTGGTCGTGGCGTTCCTGCTGTACATGAGCATCATCACCTACGGGATGATGGTGGCCCAGGGCGTCGTCGAGGAGAAGTCGAGCCGGGTCGTGGAGATCCTGCTCGCCAGCGTGCGGCCGTGGCAGCTGTTGCTGGGCAAGGTGATCGGGCTCGGCCTGGTCGGCCTGACCCAGCTGGTCATCCTCGCGGTGGTCGGGCTGGGCGCCGCGGCGGCGACCGGCGTGTTCACCCTGTCCGGCTTCGCGACCGGCGCGGTGCTGTGGGGCCTGCTCTGGTACCTGCTGGGCTTCCTGTTGTACGCCACCATCTACGGCGCGCTGGGGTCGCTGGTGTCCCGGCAGGAGGACACCCAGTCGGTGGTCGGGCCGCTCAACATCATCCTGGTCGTCGGGTTCATCGCCGGGTTCAACCTGCTGGTCCAGGACCCCGCCAGCTCGGCGACGAAGATCGTCTCGCTGATCCCCCTGCTGTCGCCGATCCTGATGCCGGCCCGCATCTCGACGGGCGCGGCGGCGGGCTGGGAGATCGGGCTGTCGCTGGCGCTGACCATCGCCCTCGTCGCCGTGCTGACCTGGGTCGGCGGGAAGATCTACGGCAACAGCGTGCTGCGGATCGGCAGCCGGATCAAGCTGTCGGAGGCCCTGCGTGGCTGA
- a CDS encoding glycerol-3-phosphate dehydrogenase/oxidase, whose amino-acid sequence MTSGSLNARRRERELAALASGERVDVVVVGGGVTGTGIALDAASRGLSVALVEAHDLAFGTSRWSSKLVHGGLRYLAHGELGLAHESAVERGILMTRTAPHLTRAMPQLFPLYPGTSRVQERVVAAGLRAGDVLRRAARTPSSVLPGPRSIPAPLALALAPGLSADSLRGALLAYDGALVDDARLVVTLARTAASFGARILTRLSATSLSADRVQVRDGLSGSTVDIHARQVINATGVWAGTLTGSVRLRPSLGSHLVLAPGTVPMGTTSVNIGVPGETNRFVFLLPQPDGRVYLGLTDEPLSGPIPSVPAVPESDVDFLLSLASSVLARPLTRADVAGSYAGLRPLVEGTSGRSADLSRKHAVLAGPDGLLTVVGGKLTTYRRMAEDAVDAALRLTGLAASPCRTARLPLLGAAPRPELSLVDAAPRLVARYGTEAARVAALGEVDAEFAAPVAPGTEITAAEVVWAVRNEGALDVEDVLERRTRLSLIPPDAEAATPRVAELVDKSLAGLL is encoded by the coding sequence ATGACGTCCGGCTCGCTCAACGCGCGGCGCCGCGAACGCGAGCTCGCGGCGCTGGCGTCGGGCGAGCGCGTCGACGTCGTCGTGGTGGGTGGCGGCGTCACCGGTACGGGTATCGCACTGGACGCGGCCTCGCGGGGCCTGTCGGTGGCACTGGTCGAGGCGCACGACCTGGCGTTCGGGACGTCGCGCTGGTCGTCGAAGCTGGTCCACGGCGGCCTGCGGTACCTGGCGCACGGCGAACTCGGCTTGGCGCACGAGAGCGCGGTGGAGCGCGGGATCCTGATGACCCGGACGGCACCACACCTCACGCGCGCGATGCCGCAGCTGTTCCCGTTGTACCCCGGCACTTCCCGCGTGCAGGAGCGGGTGGTCGCGGCCGGCTTGCGCGCGGGGGACGTGCTGCGCCGGGCGGCGCGCACGCCGTCGTCGGTGCTGCCGGGGCCGCGGTCGATCCCGGCGCCGCTGGCCTTGGCCCTGGCGCCGGGGCTGTCCGCCGACAGCCTGCGCGGCGCCTTGCTGGCTTACGACGGCGCGTTGGTCGACGACGCGCGTCTGGTGGTCACCCTCGCCCGGACGGCGGCGTCGTTCGGCGCCCGAATCCTCACGCGGCTGTCGGCCACTTCCCTTTCGGCGGACCGGGTTCAGGTGCGCGACGGCCTTTCCGGATCCACTGTGGACATCCACGCACGGCAGGTGATCAACGCGACGGGCGTGTGGGCGGGCACGCTGACGGGTTCGGTGCGGTTGCGGCCCTCGCTCGGTTCGCACCTGGTGCTGGCGCCGGGGACGGTCCCGATGGGGACGACGTCGGTCAACATCGGCGTGCCCGGCGAGACCAACCGGTTCGTCTTCCTGCTCCCCCAGCCGGACGGCCGGGTCTACCTGGGACTCACCGACGAGCCACTCTCCGGACCGATCCCGTCCGTGCCGGCGGTTCCCGAGTCCGATGTGGACTTCTTGTTGTCGCTGGCTTCGTCGGTGCTCGCCCGGCCGCTGACCCGGGCGGACGTCGCCGGGTCCTATGCGGGGCTGCGGCCCCTGGTCGAGGGAACCAGCGGCCGGTCGGCGGATCTTTCCCGCAAGCACGCGGTCCTGGCGGGTCCGGACGGGCTGCTGACGGTGGTGGGCGGGAAGCTGACGACGTACCGCCGGATGGCCGAGGACGCCGTCGACGCGGCGCTGCGCTTGACGGGACTTGCCGCTTCACCGTGTCGCACGGCCCGGTTGCCGTTGCTGGGGGCAGCTCCCCGGCCGGAGTTGTCCCTGGTGGACGCGGCGCCCCGGCTGGTGGCCCGGTACGGCACGGAGGCAGCGCGCGTGGCGGCGTTGGGCGAGGTGGACGCGGAGTTCGCGGCCCCGGTGGCGCCGGGAACGGAGATCACGGCGGCCGAGGTGGTGTGGGCGGTCCGGAACGAGGGCGCGCTGGACGTCGAGGACGTGCTGGAGCGCCGGACACGGCTGTCGTTGATCCCGCCGGACGCCGAGGCCGCGACGCCGCGCGTGGCGGAACTTGTCGACAAGTCGCTGGCGGGCCTCCTCTGA
- a CDS encoding GNAT family N-acetyltransferase — translation MAEVRAAGPGDVGAIRRFGEAHVRAHYAPLIGAAAADAQVRDWWNETHLGAAVAAGLVVVAEAGGELLGVGQRGRSGADHVVYKLYVHPGQRSRGLGPRLLDALTAQLPADAGRLYIEHFAANERAGAFYEREGFTVERIEPSATGDPALAVVWRVKPLVTT, via the coding sequence GTGGCTGAGGTGCGGGCGGCGGGGCCCGGCGACGTGGGCGCGATCCGCCGGTTCGGCGAAGCACACGTCCGGGCCCACTACGCTCCGCTGATCGGCGCGGCCGCCGCGGACGCGCAGGTCCGCGACTGGTGGAACGAAACGCACCTCGGTGCGGCCGTGGCGGCCGGGCTCGTGGTCGTCGCCGAGGCCGGCGGGGAGCTCCTCGGCGTCGGGCAACGCGGCCGCAGCGGCGCCGACCACGTGGTCTACAAGCTCTACGTCCACCCCGGGCAGCGCAGCCGTGGGCTCGGCCCGCGGCTGCTCGATGCCCTGACCGCGCAGCTGCCCGCCGACGCCGGACGGCTGTACATCGAACACTTCGCGGCCAACGAGCGAGCCGGCGCGTTCTACGAGCGCGAAGGCTTCACCGTGGAGCGGATCGAGCCGAGCGCCACCGGCGATCCCGCGCTCGCGGTCGTGTGGCGCGTCAAGCCGCTTGTCACGACGTGA
- a CDS encoding sigma-70 family RNA polymerase sigma factor: MSDTLAETFEAQRDRLRAVAHRVLGSHADAEDVVQEAWLRLSRQDAASIENLDGWLTTVVGRISLDVLRSRKARPEAPYEEIVVTVDDGPEADAELADSVGLALLVVLESLGPGERLAFVLHDLFAVPFEEIGRILGKSTAAAKMLASRARKKVRTPSRPTGSSQREVVQAFLTAARDGDFEELLRVLDPEVRLTVDTPDGVVVVLGATNVAAGARIGAAAAGRPVLVGGLPGVVAWRADGTPMSVVAFTVVDGRIVSIASVADPVKLASMELPEPPETVGGAR, from the coding sequence ATGTCCGACACCCTGGCCGAGACGTTCGAAGCGCAGCGCGACCGGCTGCGCGCGGTGGCCCACCGCGTGCTCGGTTCGCACGCCGACGCCGAAGACGTGGTGCAGGAGGCCTGGCTGCGGCTGTCGCGCCAGGACGCGGCGTCGATCGAGAACCTCGACGGCTGGCTGACGACGGTGGTCGGCCGGATCAGCCTGGACGTGCTGCGTTCGCGGAAGGCCCGCCCCGAGGCGCCGTACGAAGAGATCGTCGTGACGGTCGACGACGGCCCGGAGGCGGACGCGGAGCTCGCCGATTCGGTCGGGCTGGCGCTGCTCGTGGTCCTGGAGTCCCTCGGCCCGGGCGAGCGGCTGGCGTTCGTGCTGCACGACCTGTTCGCGGTGCCGTTCGAAGAGATCGGCCGCATCCTCGGCAAGTCCACGGCGGCGGCCAAGATGCTCGCCAGCCGAGCCCGCAAGAAGGTTCGAACACCTTCACGCCCGACCGGCTCTTCGCAGCGCGAGGTGGTCCAGGCCTTCCTGACCGCGGCCCGCGACGGCGACTTCGAGGAACTGCTGCGCGTGCTCGACCCGGAGGTCCGCCTGACGGTCGACACCCCGGACGGAGTGGTGGTGGTCCTGGGAGCGACGAACGTGGCGGCGGGCGCCCGCATCGGCGCGGCGGCGGCCGGCCGGCCGGTGCTGGTCGGCGGCCTGCCGGGCGTGGTGGCGTGGCGCGCGGACGGGACACCGATGTCGGTGGTGGCGTTCACGGTGGTGGACGGGCGGATCGTCAGCATCGCGTCGGTCGCGGACCCGGTGAAGCTCGCGTCGATGGAGCTCCCGGAACCGCCGGAGACTGTCGGTGGTGCTCGGTAA
- a CDS encoding S-(hydroxymethyl)mycothiol dehydrogenase, with the protein MPYEVQGVVSRAKGEPVSLETVLVPDPGPGEAVVNVQACGVCHTDLHYREGGINDDFPFLLGHEAAGVVEAVGEGVTDLEPGDYVILNWRAVCGTCRACKRGKPWYCFSTFNATRPMTLQDGTKLSPALGVGAFLEKTLVHSGQCTKVDREAEPAVAGLLGCGVMAGLGAAINTGAVTRGDSVAVIGCGGVGDAAIAGAKLAGATTIVAIDMDDRKLAWAKDFGATHTLNSKGLSEAQVVEAMQDATNSFGPDVVIDAVGRPETWRQAFYGRDLAGTVVLVGVPTPEMRLDDLPLIDFFSRGGSLKSSWYGDCLPSRDFPMLVDLYLQGRLPLDKFVTERIGVDGVEQAFERMHHGDVLRSVVTF; encoded by the coding sequence ATGCCGTACGAGGTCCAGGGGGTTGTTTCGCGGGCGAAGGGCGAGCCCGTCTCGCTGGAGACCGTCCTCGTGCCCGATCCCGGTCCCGGCGAAGCCGTCGTGAACGTCCAGGCCTGCGGGGTCTGCCACACCGACCTGCACTACCGCGAAGGCGGGATCAACGACGACTTCCCGTTCCTGCTCGGCCACGAAGCCGCCGGGGTCGTCGAGGCCGTCGGCGAAGGCGTCACCGACCTCGAGCCGGGCGACTACGTCATCCTCAACTGGCGCGCCGTCTGCGGCACCTGCCGGGCCTGCAAGCGCGGCAAGCCGTGGTACTGCTTCTCGACCTTCAACGCCACCCGGCCGATGACGCTCCAGGACGGCACCAAGCTGTCGCCCGCCCTCGGCGTCGGCGCCTTCCTCGAAAAGACCCTCGTCCACAGCGGACAGTGCACGAAGGTCGACCGGGAAGCCGAGCCCGCCGTCGCCGGGCTGCTCGGCTGCGGGGTCATGGCCGGGCTCGGCGCGGCCATCAACACCGGCGCCGTCACGCGCGGCGACTCGGTCGCCGTCATCGGCTGCGGTGGGGTCGGGGACGCCGCCATCGCCGGCGCGAAGCTCGCCGGCGCCACCACGATCGTCGCGATCGACATGGACGACCGCAAGCTGGCCTGGGCGAAGGACTTCGGCGCCACCCACACGCTCAACAGCAAGGGCCTGTCCGAGGCGCAGGTCGTCGAAGCCATGCAGGACGCCACCAACAGCTTCGGCCCCGACGTCGTCATCGACGCCGTCGGCCGTCCCGAAACCTGGCGGCAGGCGTTCTACGGGCGCGACCTGGCCGGCACGGTCGTGCTGGTCGGCGTACCGACGCCGGAAATGCGGCTGGACGACCTGCCACTGATCGACTTCTTCTCGCGCGGCGGCTCGCTCAAGTCGTCGTGGTACGGCGACTGCCTGCCCAGCCGGGACTTCCCGATGCTCGTCGACCTCTACCTGCAGGGCCGGTTGCCGCTGGACAAGTTCGTCACCGAGCGCATCGGCGTCGACGGCGTCGAGCAGGCCTTCGAGCGCATGCACCACGGTGACGTCCTGCGCAGCGTGGTGACTTTCTGA
- a CDS encoding ATP-binding cassette domain-containing protein, with protein sequence MPEGTLEIDRISKRYGAKVALDGVSFEVRAGELFGFVGSNGAGKTTTMRIALGVLAADGGEVRFGGEPVTHETRTHIGYMPEERGLYPKMKVLDQLVYLAELHGLSAGEAHRNAENWITRLGLAERRKDEVQKLSLGNQQRVQLAAALVHDPAVLVLDEPFSGLDPLAVDVMSGVLREKAAAGVPVVFSSHQLDLVERLCDRVGIIRDGRMVAVGTVDELTAGARSKLVVTAPAASNGWATGLPGVRVLEQHGTTTVLDLEPGADDQAVLAAALATGPVTEFSRRRRSLTELFRDAVSEKGEAR encoded by the coding sequence ATGCCTGAGGGGACACTGGAGATCGACCGGATCTCCAAGCGCTACGGCGCCAAGGTCGCGCTGGACGGAGTCTCGTTCGAGGTCCGCGCCGGCGAGCTGTTCGGCTTCGTCGGCAGCAACGGCGCCGGCAAGACGACCACCATGCGGATCGCGCTGGGCGTGCTGGCCGCCGACGGCGGTGAGGTCCGGTTCGGCGGCGAACCGGTCACGCACGAAACCCGGACGCACATCGGCTACATGCCGGAAGAACGCGGGCTGTACCCGAAGATGAAGGTGCTCGACCAGCTCGTCTACCTGGCCGAGCTGCACGGGCTCAGCGCCGGCGAAGCGCACCGCAACGCCGAGAACTGGATCACCCGGCTCGGGCTGGCCGAGCGCCGCAAGGATGAGGTGCAAAAGCTCAGCCTCGGCAACCAGCAGCGCGTCCAGCTGGCCGCGGCGCTGGTGCACGACCCCGCCGTGCTGGTGCTCGACGAACCCTTCTCCGGCCTCGACCCGCTCGCCGTCGACGTGATGAGCGGCGTCCTGCGGGAGAAGGCCGCCGCGGGCGTGCCGGTCGTGTTCTCCAGCCACCAGCTCGACCTCGTCGAGCGGCTGTGCGACCGGGTGGGGATCATCCGCGACGGCCGGATGGTCGCCGTCGGCACGGTCGACGAGCTGACCGCGGGCGCGCGCAGCAAGCTCGTCGTGACCGCGCCGGCCGCGAGCAACGGCTGGGCCACGGGCCTGCCCGGCGTGCGCGTGCTGGAGCAGCACGGCACCACCACCGTCCTCGACCTCGAACCGGGCGCGGACGACCAGGCCGTGCTCGCCGCCGCGCTGGCGACCGGGCCGGTCACCGAGTTCAGCCGCCGTCGCCGCTCGCTCACCGAGCTGTTCCGCGACGCGGTGTCCGAGAAGGGGGAAGCGCGATGA
- a CDS encoding gamma-glutamylcyclotransferase family protein, protein MHVDGAGHPLDAAPEGWRDRMAVLAYGSNANPSKITWLRARLGLEGPVVVAHARCAGLAAVWAAGFRVVDDQRPATLTALPGVEEHAIWFVTPDQLAVLDRCEGRGTRYHLARLTDPDITLEDGTRPTDVHTYVGAAPIRYPLLVDGAPVRTADVPQTEAARLQGVAADGHGVPCEVVTPAFRG, encoded by the coding sequence GTGCACGTCGACGGAGCCGGGCACCCGCTCGACGCCGCCCCCGAAGGCTGGCGCGACCGGATGGCCGTGCTGGCCTACGGCTCGAACGCGAACCCGTCGAAGATCACCTGGCTGCGCGCCCGTCTCGGCCTCGAAGGCCCCGTCGTCGTGGCGCACGCGCGCTGCGCCGGCCTCGCCGCCGTGTGGGCCGCCGGCTTCCGCGTGGTCGACGACCAGCGCCCGGCCACCCTCACCGCGCTGCCGGGCGTCGAAGAGCACGCCATCTGGTTCGTGACGCCGGACCAGCTGGCGGTCCTGGACCGCTGCGAAGGCCGCGGCACCCGCTACCACCTGGCCCGGCTCACCGACCCCGACATCACCCTCGAAGACGGCACGCGCCCGACCGACGTCCACACGTACGTCGGCGCCGCGCCGATCCGCTATCCCCTGCTGGTCGACGGCGCGCCGGTGCGCACCGCCGACGTCCCGCAGACCGAAGCGGCGCGGCTGCAGGGTGTCGCAGCCGACGGCCACGGCGTGCCCTGCGAAGTCGTCACACCAGCTTTCCGGGGTTGA
- a CDS encoding helix-turn-helix transcriptional regulator: MSPVRRGKELPIYNRLPVLRAERGMTRAALASAVEVNPQTIGALERGDHYPSLDLAFRICAVFDLPVEAVFSREPFTPLSTQVYREGGA; encoded by the coding sequence ATGAGTCCGGTCAGACGCGGCAAAGAGCTGCCGATCTACAACCGGCTTCCCGTGCTCCGGGCGGAGCGCGGGATGACCCGAGCCGCGCTCGCGAGCGCCGTCGAAGTCAATCCACAGACCATCGGCGCGCTCGAACGCGGTGACCACTATCCGAGCCTGGATCTGGCGTTCCGGATCTGCGCGGTGTTCGACCTGCCCGTCGAGGCGGTCTTCAGCCGCGAGCCGTTCACGCCGCTGTCCACCCAGGTCTACCGCGAGGGGGGAGCATGA
- a CDS encoding TetR/AcrR family transcriptional regulator, whose product MADDVLLDAARSCVLAVGVRRTTLAEIARTARVSRMTVYRRFPDVRSVLAALMTREFSGLLRTASEGGADAAHSRDRLVLIAAAGVRALSTDPLFRTLLDVDPELVLPYIVERLGATQKFAEQALHQLLEAGHQDGSIRRAPVAVQSRSVLLVVQSFAFSLRPATADVDEAALMAEFTHVLDAALRP is encoded by the coding sequence GTGGCCGATGACGTGCTGCTCGACGCCGCGCGCTCGTGCGTGCTGGCCGTCGGTGTGCGCCGCACCACACTCGCCGAAATCGCCCGCACCGCCCGCGTCAGCCGGATGACGGTCTACCGCCGCTTCCCCGACGTCCGCAGCGTGCTCGCCGCCCTGATGACCCGCGAGTTCAGCGGGTTGCTGCGCACGGCGAGCGAAGGCGGCGCCGACGCCGCGCACAGCCGCGACCGGCTCGTGCTCATCGCGGCGGCCGGGGTCCGCGCGCTGTCGACCGACCCGCTGTTCCGCACCCTGCTCGACGTCGACCCCGAGCTCGTCCTCCCGTACATCGTGGAGCGGCTCGGCGCGACGCAGAAGTTCGCCGAGCAGGCGTTGCACCAGCTCCTGGAGGCCGGCCACCAGGACGGCTCGATCCGGCGGGCGCCGGTCGCCGTGCAGTCCCGTTCGGTGCTGCTGGTGGTGCAGTCGTTCGCGTTCTCCCTGCGGCCGGCCACGGCGGACGTCGACGAGGCGGCGCTGATGGCGGAGTTCACCCACGTGCTCGACGCGGCATTGCGGCCATGA
- a CDS encoding FAD-binding oxidoreductase has product MVGAENVLVDAAARLARATGLSYLDLLRRRSPSAEFPVPDAVVLPADPDEVQAVLDVCVRHDVGVVPFGGGTSVVGGVAALRGEKTSVIALDLVRLDALVSVDAESRIAVLQAGVRGPEAERLLAGHGLTLGHVPQSFERATIGGFAATRSAGQASSGYGRFEDMVTGVRLATPRGPWKLGVAPASAAGPDLRQLAIGSEGTLGVITEVALRVRPAPPVRRYEGYALPGWAAGAEAVRDLAQHHALADVTRLSDGDETEVSLALNAGVKTAALRRYLAARGVRRPCFLIVGWEGTAHDVALRRRETTRRLKASGAVRVGKALGESWRHGRFAGPRQRDTLLDMGICVETLETAAYWSNVDELRDDVRAALTAALGRAIIMCHISHAYETGASLYFTVLTARDEADPAGQWQRAKAAACEAITGLGTISHHHAVGVDHAPYLSAEIGTLGVEVLRAAKSAVDPTGILNPGKLV; this is encoded by the coding sequence GTGGTCGGCGCGGAGAACGTGCTGGTCGACGCCGCGGCCCGGCTGGCGAGGGCGACCGGACTGTCCTACCTCGACCTGTTGCGGCGCCGTTCGCCGTCGGCGGAGTTCCCGGTGCCCGACGCGGTCGTGCTCCCCGCCGATCCGGACGAGGTCCAGGCGGTCCTCGACGTCTGCGTCCGGCACGACGTCGGAGTCGTGCCCTTCGGCGGCGGCACGTCGGTGGTCGGCGGCGTCGCCGCACTGCGCGGCGAGAAGACGTCGGTGATCGCGCTGGACCTCGTCCGGCTCGACGCGCTGGTGTCCGTGGACGCCGAGTCGCGCATCGCCGTCCTGCAGGCGGGCGTCCGCGGGCCTGAAGCCGAGCGGCTGCTCGCCGGGCACGGCCTGACGCTCGGGCACGTCCCGCAGTCGTTCGAGCGCGCCACGATCGGCGGCTTCGCGGCGACGCGCTCGGCCGGCCAGGCGTCGTCGGGCTACGGGCGGTTCGAGGACATGGTCACCGGCGTGCGGCTGGCCACCCCGCGCGGCCCGTGGAAGCTCGGCGTCGCCCCGGCGTCCGCGGCCGGGCCGGACCTGCGCCAGCTCGCGATCGGCAGCGAGGGCACGCTCGGCGTGATCACCGAAGTCGCGCTGCGGGTGCGGCCGGCGCCGCCGGTCCGCCGTTACGAGGGCTACGCGCTGCCGGGCTGGGCGGCCGGCGCCGAAGCGGTGCGGGACCTCGCGCAGCACCACGCGCTCGCCGACGTCACCCGGCTGTCCGATGGGGACGAGACCGAGGTGTCACTCGCGCTGAACGCGGGGGTGAAGACGGCGGCGCTGCGCCGCTACCTCGCTGCGCGGGGCGTGCGACGGCCGTGTTTCCTCATCGTGGGCTGGGAAGGCACCGCGCACGACGTGGCGCTGCGCCGCCGTGAGACGACTCGGCGGCTGAAGGCCTCAGGTGCCGTCCGCGTCGGCAAGGCGCTCGGCGAGTCGTGGCGGCACGGCCGGTTCGCCGGGCCCCGGCAGCGGGACACGTTGCTGGACATGGGCATCTGCGTCGAGACGCTCGAAACGGCCGCCTACTGGTCCAATGTGGACGAGCTGCGCGACGACGTCCGCGCGGCGCTGACGGCCGCGCTGGGCCGGGCGATCATCATGTGCCACATTTCGCACGCGTACGAAACGGGTGCGTCGCTGTACTTCACGGTGCTGACGGCCCGCGACGAAGCCGACCCCGCCGGCCAGTGGCAGCGCGCGAAGGCGGCGGCCTGCGAGGCGATCACCGGGCTGGGCACGATCTCGCACCACCACGCCGTCGGCGTCGACCACGCGCCCTACCTGAGCGCGGAGATCGGCACGCTGGGCGTCGAGGTGCTGCGCGCGGCCAAGTCCGCCGTGGACCCGACCGGGATCCTCAACCCCGGAAAGCTGGTGTGA